The Paenibacillus dendritiformis region AGTCCCGGTTGAAAAGCGCGGGCTACTTCAAGGGCGTCTGCAACGGGAAGTTCCGCGCGGATACAACCTATGCGGTCAAGCGGTTCCAGCGCGACCGGCAATTGCCCCAGGACGGAGTCGTAACCATTCGAGTCTATGAGGAACTGGGGCTGTACGAGTAAAAAGAAGGAATCGACCGGAGCAAGCGCAACAGCGCTGCCTTAGTCCATTCCTTCTTCCCTGCTTGGGCCCCCGTGCAGGCCGCATATGGTCTGCCGTTATACTCCCGCAGAAGCCAATGCTTTGGCAGAGGATAACCGATAACGCATGATCATCTCCTGAATCTCGACCGGCATGCCCTGGCTCAACCGGGATTCCTCCGCCGCGAACGCCATCATATGGCTCTGCAGGGAGCCGCGCAGGGATTCGATCGTATGGGGGTTGTCCGGTTCGGCGGCAAGCTGGCAGAACTCCCGCATCATCTGGGTGCAGCCTTCGCTGCCTTCATCATGAACCCGAACATCCCGCGCCGTCCCGCTGACAAAGTCGTAGACGGTAAAGGCCTGATCGGTCATATTGCCCCGAATCTCCCCGCGCGTTCCCGAGATATGAACGGTGCGCGTGCTGTCATGCGTGAAGGCTGACAGCGTGAATGAAGCGGTCGCTCCGTTGACGAATTCCATGTTGATGACTTGATGGTCGACAACGTCGTTATCGCATTGGTAGACGCAGCGGCCAAAAGGCGTACTCCGGATCGTCTCCCGGATGCTCTCGTCCGATCCGTCCTGCGTAAAGTGCAGCGCGCGGCGGCGTCCTTCTCCCAAATAAAAACGCAAATCGGAGTAGCAGCATTTGTCCACGTGAATGCAGCCGTCTGTACAATATTCGGTTGCGCCCTCCGGCATATTTTCCTTTTTGAAATGAAAGAGGGAACCGAATGACGTCAGCCTTCTGCAATCCTGGTTCATCAGCCACAGGATGATGTCCAGATCGTGGCATGACTTCGCCAGCACAAGCGGGCTCGACTCCGCCGT contains the following coding sequences:
- a CDS encoding Gfo/Idh/MocA family protein — protein: MSIKAILLGAGVRGAEVYAKHALQYPEELEFVAVAEPDAEKREAFARSHHIDAGQAYEDWREVLERPRFADAVLICTQDRMHYEAAMAALEQGYHVLLEKPMSPSPTECIEIEAAARRNQRVLTICYVLRYTPFWSGIRQVIEEGGIGKVVNIQLRENIGFGHMAHSYVRGPWRNTAESSPLVLAKSCHDLDIILWLMNQDCRRLTSFGSLFHFKKENMPEGATEYCTDGCIHVDKCCYSDLRFYLGEGRRRALHFTQDGSDESIRETIRSTPFGRCVYQCDNDVVDHQVINMEFVNGATASFTLSAFTHDSTRTVHISGTRGEIRGNMTDQAFTVYDFVSGTARDVRVHDEGSEGCTQMMREFCQLAAEPDNPHTIESLRGSLQSHMMAFAAEESRLSQGMPVEIQEMIMRYRLSSAKALASAGV